From Acipenser ruthenus chromosome 2, fAciRut3.2 maternal haplotype, whole genome shotgun sequence, a single genomic window includes:
- the LOC117421464 gene encoding one cut domain family member 2 isoform X3 produces the protein MKTAYNAYRCLAKELDAYAMNPEMTMDSIGSLHGGVSHEQDLMSSHSPHHDRSTGASLRIHQDLAAASSRSAMVSSMATMLDGAGDYRPELSLPLHHTMSMPCDTSPPGMGMSGTYTTLTPLQPLPPISTVSDKFHHAHHHHHAHHQRLSGNVSGSFTLMRDERGLPAMNNLYSPYHKEMTGMGQSLSPLVSSPLGNGLGSIHNTQQSLHNYGAHGHDKMLSSNFDAHTAMLTRGDQHLSRSLGVPSASMMPHLNGMHHAGHPGHPQSHGPVLASSRERPPSSSETQGNNSGQLEEINTKEVAQRITAELKRYSIPQAIFAQRVLCRSQGTLSDLLRNPKPWSKLKSGRETFRRMWKWLQEPEFQRMSALRLAGKTRRLL, from the exons ATGAAGACTGCTTACAACGCCTATAGATGTCTGGCCAAGGAGCTGGATGCTTACGCCATGAACCCAGAGATGACAATGGACAGCATTGGCAGTCTGCATGGCGGAGTAAGCCATGAGCAGGATTTGATGAGCAGTCACAGCCCCCATCACGATCGGAGCACTGGGGCTTCTTTAAGGATACATCAGGACTTAGCTGCTGCTTCTTCACGATCCGCTATGGTTTCCAGTATGGCTACGATGTTGGACGGGGCTGGAGACTACCGCCCGGAGTTGTCTCTCCCGCTCCATCATACAATGAGTATGCCTTGCGACACATCCCCACCTGGTATGGGAATGAGCGGCACCTACACCACTTTAACTCCACTCCAGCCCCTGCCACCCATCTCTACCGTTTCAGACAAATTCCACCAtgctcaccaccaccaccatgccCACCACCAGCGTCTCTCTGGGAACGTAAGTGGGAGCTTTACCCTGATGCGGGACGAAAGGGGGTTACCAGCAATGAACAATCTCTACAGTCCCTACCATAAGGAAATGACAGGGATGGGTCAAAGCTTATCCCCCCTGGTCAGCAGCCCTCTTGGCAATGGTTTGGGCTCCATCCATAACACCCAGCAAAGTCTCCACAACTATGGCGCACATGGGCACGACAAAATGCTCAGCTCAAACTTCGATGCCCACACTGCCATGCTGACCAGAGGGGATCAGCACCTCTCAAGGAGTCTTGGTGTCCCTTCGGCGAGTATGATGCCACATTTGAACGGAATGCATCACGCTGGTCATCCAGGCCACCCTCAATCTCACGGGCCCGTGTTGGCTTCCAGCCGGGAAAGGCCGCCCTCCTCCTCGGAAACTCAAGGTAATAACTCGGGGCAGTTAGAAGAAATTAACACCAAAGAAGTGGCACAAAGGATCACTGCGGAACTCAAGCGGTACAGCATCCCCCAGGCTATCTTCGCCCAGAGGGTGCTGTGTCGCTCACAGGGGACCCTTTCAGACCTCTTAAGGAACCCCAAACCTTGGAGTAAACTTAAATCTGGAAGGGAGACCTTTAGAAGAATGTGGAAATGGCTGCAGGAACCCGAGTTCCAGAGGATGTCAGCCTTAAGGCTTGCAGGTAAGACAAG GAGGTTACTGTAA